DNA from Daucus carota subsp. sativus chromosome 1, DH1 v3.0, whole genome shotgun sequence:
aacatcatgtttcttcacaatctttctcacaaaaaaattaactacattcatatATTGTCAccattatctcatactttcttctttctccttaaaaattctatataatttttcattccattctcccctcattccattacatgaagtgaacacaacccTAATCTTCTACTTCACGCCCAAGTACTGGTGCCTCATGTTCTGAATCTTAATCGACACATCACACGAAGACCATCTGAAAGGGAACTTAATCGGGTCAATGAGATGATGACCAGAGTTGACGTGATCGGCAATTGGCTATATTACCcctcttttaaaaaaatgtgtaaAATTCATTTTACCCCTCTTCCTGCCGCTGGCCCGCTAGTGATGTCTAACGCGACTTTTTTTAAAAAGCGGCAAAAATTTTAGCCACAATCTGATAACATGGTCAATTTTGTGATTTAGCCTAAAATTTAGGCATAACTCTGAAATTTActcattaataaattaaaataacaaaatataagcAACTTTAGATAGCATTCCAAATATGACCGCTAAAGATCATCTATAGTCCACACAATTTACTATTCGTGACATTTAACTTGAAATTTTTCATATTCAAAAAGTGTAACCtggatattattattaattcttggttttagattatttgtttgtcattaaaatatttatctcaACCATTATATTTGGATGAATCCATCTGTATTTGGATAAATTGTGggggtaaatatatatataaatacttatcgagtataatatttttttttaatccttaataggatttttcaatttttgtgtatatatgttatttgatcAACATGTTGGTCTATATGGATTGGAGAAATAATCCAAATATTTAGACATTTACattattactatattttaattcatatgTAACTGATGAATATCCTATCTTTTATGAACAAGATCTAAACACAGCCATTCAAAATTGTGtaaatttaacaattattaattttaagaatTGAATATATGAATTGACAGTCGAGGTAACAGGAGAATACATGATTAAGGTGCGCACTTTTGAAAAATTATGTGTGGAatgctttttattattatactttatgatatatttatatacgtCAAAATCAtgatactttaaattttttatcactaataGCTTATacccaaaattttattttcaggaaacatgctatttttaaattcCTAGTCATATATTTGTAAGTACCTATATCTTAGTCTGAAGATGTGTTTTCTAACAATAATCCCATGTTTGCATTATCAGCATTAAGAAAAATAGCATTGTAACTCGATTGAACTCCATCACAAACAATATGCATTGTTATTTATAGTATTGTTGGTTGGCTTCTGTGGTCGTAGAGGTTTTGGGCTGCTAGGCCGCCATCTTTCCTCTCTTTGCTCTTCTTAAGTTGATTAAGCAACACTAAATTTGTTTGCAAAGGAGTGAAAGTCCAAAACCCGTTCTTCCATTTTATACGCCATCAACtgtaagaaaaaatatataaggatgTTCTCGCATcatttcaaaattgtatatatcatatatagacATAATCACGTATAAATAAAAcatgattcaaaattataaattaaaaaaaaaaaagctttcaTAAAAAACCTTGATGTATCATGAACATTCCCTTTTTTATCAACGGAAAATTCTTCCCTTCGCTGCAAATGTTTTTGGGATTATACAATCACAAATCAGGAAATTTTATCATTTGGGTTTATACAATCACAAAGCagaaaattttatcaaattattagcAGTATTGAAAAACTTtctttcacacacacacacacacacatatatatatatataatcttatgtatatataatcttCCAAGGTGTGATCATACTATATATTTATCATTGGCAGAATTCTCATTGTTACACGTGCATAGACTGTAATTTTGTTTCAAGATCTTCATTTATCACAGGACGTTGTAAATTACTTGCTTGGATCTATATCGCGACGCGTTGATCTGCGGATTCAAGAGAAAAAACAATCAATTTCTTAGAATTAACTCTtgaaagaaaatattaacaaatacaGATAATCACAAGACTTGTATCTCAATTTGTATATGCAAATATTTTATCTTCACATTTTTTGTTGATTCGTTATAACTTCTAGTGAACACTCAAGTTTGTATAGAAAACACGATTTTTCATTTCTCTAATTTTATATTCTTTATATAGCCGCGTCAAGGATGATATTAGAAGATCTTAGACGTTGAAGTTTGATTTGTTTGAATGGACAAAATTAAAACCGCCTATTCAGCCCACAAGTTTTTTCATCCACCGTTTTTACAGTGCCCcgagtttttaattttaataataaaatatctctctttttattgtaaattttagatttttactATAATCAATAATATATGACTTTATTGTCTTTGCACAGACTGAATTTGATTTGCTTGTATTGTAAACTTTAAATTTTACATTTCCCTAATCTTATGTTCTTTGTATAGCCGCCTCAAGGATGATATTAGAAGATCTTGGACGTTGAAGTTTGATTTGTTTGAATGGACAAGATTAAAACCGCCTATTTTGCCCATAGGTTTTTTCATCCACAATTTTTACGCTGCCTctggtttttaattttaataataaaatatctctctttttattgtaaattttagataggtcacttaacatgatatcagagctcAAACTTGTGAAGATTTTGGCTCATTTGTTAATAACTGAATGAGAGATTTGGTGGGCTCGTTCAGAACAAGTTTTGTTAAGACTGTTTGATGATATTGTGTTTGGACCTGACGATAGCAAAAATCTTCAAAAAAACTGCTGGATGATACAACCTAGCATTTCTTGCTCCTGTCGTCCAGATTACTTATGCGATTACTCATGTGCTTGATCACGTACTTTTTAAAATGTGGCTAAAAGTATTATAAGTAATTTCCCCTTGATATGTTAGATACctatattaatcaaaatattttatttacatataaatctaacaataaaaaaatgtaatacatttaattaaatagaaaaaatagtGGTGCAAAAATTACAAGTGAAGctacataattattataatttataatttttatactatAATTTCAAGATTATAATTGGTAATATGTAAcaaatcaataatataaatgtagAAAAATATTCTGTTCTAATATTACTCATAATAGAATATATTGGTAATTATTTATCATCCAGTTAAATCAAAACAAGTTCTTAACAAACAATTATCATTCATCCAAGAATTAAGAAACTAATCATCCAGAAGTCTCAACGATCCAGATATTGTTGTTCATCCAGAAGTCTCAACGATCCAGATATTGTCGTTGAGATTTAACAAATGGCTCCtaagttatttttatatatctaggAACTGAGGTAGGCATGAATTGTAAATCAAAATGCATGTGTAAAAGGTCTGAGGAGACTGAGTGCTAGGTCTTGCAAACTTCTTACCTACACCTTCCCCAATAGTAAAATCGAAAAAGAATGTTATCCAAGCACATTTCAAGTAATTGGAGTATAACCAGACCGGTTGACCAAGAAATATCTAACCATTCAATATTTACTGAAGTGGATAGACTACCGGTCCTGCCTTTAAGAAAAGATATCAGGAAGCTTGCTCTCAGTCTGTGACGTTAGGTAgtctttcaattttaaaaaattaaacaagaaaCTGTCAATTAACACATATTTAATCGACCTTCAAAAAATTCTGGAATATTTTACTTTGGCGCTTTTGCATCTCAAAAGATCCCTGAATACTCTTTTACATGGTTCCCTCCTTGCTGTCCCTTCTGCCATCAGCCATACTGTCCCTGTCACTGCCGTCTGGTGAATTTTCTTAATAACAAGAGGTTGATCCGAATATCGGTTCACAAACATATGAGTTCTTGATTGTTTTGATTGATCTTATCGACAGGATTAATCCCATCATTTATTATTGTAAAattgcttgtgtctgatttacttTTCTACACTCTACTCCTGTTATAATTGtaaaacagtaagctgaaatatccggtaaaaatttaaaactgacATTGGTAGCTATTTACACGTATTCACCCCCCCCTACgtgttatttcaattataacAGCCCTTATGAGAGGCTTTGAAAAAGATTTCTGTGCATGTAATCTGATACTtaaacacaaaatcaaaatcgaaAGATGTTATTGCTTCTATACCTTCTATCTCATGGCCTGTTTTTATTCACAATACATATTGCTGCCAGGCAGCATGCTCACTTGTTCTACATATTTGCATAATCAAAGACTAGTACATCACTTAACATCAGGACGTTTTACGTACACACGGAGCATAACAACATCACGAACAAATTTATGCCAACATAAGaacttaattttttgattatttacttGAGGCTTTTCTTGATAAGGGCAAAAACAGAGAGGAGGATTAGCAGAACAAGCACAAAAGCCGCGACCATGGCCACTCCAACTGAGCTAGCTACGTGTGCACAGTACGTATCGTAGATAGTGCAGATCTTGACCCAGCCTGAGTGAGAGTTTCCTTTCAATCCTACATAAGCAACTGCACCGGCTGCCCCTGCTGCTGAAGCAATAATCCCCAACAACAGCTGCCAAAAATTTTATTACTTCAGTTGCCGAATTCATGAGTTAcaaataattgcataaaaaaatttatcacaCTTGATAAGAATGCTCACCACGTCCAAGAGCACAAAGTGGGATACCAAGAATTTCCAGTTACCGGGCTTCGAAAGAGCTGAGATGCTGAACAGGGTACTTATGATGCTGTACAGGCCTGCCACCGAAAGTGCTGCTACGAAGTATCTGCAAACACAACAACAGTCAGCATTCGTAGGGACGGAGCTACGATTTTAGCCTAACGGGGGCAAAACAATTCTTTCGACAAAACAACTTTGTTGCCACAAGTAGGATTCGAACTTATGCCCAAGTCCAGCTCCACAATCATGGGGTAAAACaaattttctattaaaataTAGGAGAATATGCATATATTATGAAGGTAAGTGGGGTCAAGTACCCCTACTACTCCCGTATGCCTCGGTGCCTGATTacattcatatttattatttttgtcattGATAATTTCAAATCTCTTCAtacaaaaaaatctaaaatatcaaactagattttaaaattttcattcaaaataatCGAAAAAGATTCAAGTGTAGTGCATGTAAGGAAGTTCTGTACCATGCATGCTTGAAAGATCACCAGATCATACTAAAttgttagtaaaaaaaaatcacgaTTAGTACTCGAAAAGATGGCAGGACTTACACGAGAGCTGGGGAATCAGTCCATCTAGCAGAATTGAGTCTCCGAAAAGGCGGTACGGGGACCGGAACCCACTCTGTCTGCTTACTAGTCACCATGACCACAACAGCTGTGAGTGTTGTTACAAACAACAGAACTCTAAGAACAACTTCAACCACTGTCAAGGAGCTTCTTGGCGGCACTTCTGGCGCCGCAGCTCCTTTCTCAGGTGCTGGTGCTGCAACATTTTCTACATCAGGCTTATCGGTAGAAGCCATGAGTTGTAAGATTTCACTTGGTAGCTCTGTAGAAATGTTAAGCTAGCTCCCCTGGTAATAATCTGAGTACTATGGTGGTGAATTTATAGGAAAACATAgagataattattaataatattgatatCTAGTGGCTATTATATAATATGCCTGCACGGTGTTGGTTGCAATAGCTTTACCAACACGTCAATCGATCTGATCTAATCATTATCAGAAAATGATTAAGAGAAGAAAAGAAATTCAGAACCTGTCAGATTATCAACgagtaattttaaatataatttgactAGTATTTTTAAAACGTACGCACTGAATTGATCATGCATGCCGATAGCAGAGTTTGTAACAGTAACATATATTATGGACTTCAGTGCTTGTAATGAAAATAACCATGTTTGAAgtattattatgatttatgcCTATTTATGTATAACCGTGACATATATGTTTTGCAGTGCCATGCATTCGATAACAGGTAAATTTGTTTATGATCCTCACAGTTTTTAGTATATAGACCTTGCCAACTTCAAATAACAATTTGTTTTTAAGAATTTATCTAAATATTCGAATTTTTTTGCTAATACTTTGAATCTGGAATggacttattatttttttattatttttttgaaaaaattataattcaataatgaaaaatcATACGATATCTATACCTATAATCGAGAACAAACGcataatcataataatcataatgttgttgaatccttccttcttgaTAGACAATCAAACGATTTTTGAAGAGATGTACATGATGTAATCCTCTAGCTGTTATTTTGAGCAATCGatcatatatacatgtatcACTATAGAAACCCTTATTACTGAATTAATACCACGAAACTCTCGCATATCTGTAATcctgaaaataataaaacaatgaaaatatcaaaacaaaaaccaaactcTCACGAAGAGAGATTAAACAAAACTCAAATAAATTTGcataataaaattagaaataaataaaacattatatattaaaatataattgataaaaaaTAACCATGAAAAATGCATGTGATTCACCAAATGTAGGAGTAATTAGATAGATATGGAATTATATAAGGATGATATGcgatataaattatatgtataactTTTAGAGATATCATACTTTTGGGTTTTAAATGATCACTTTACTCAtaactttttcaattttttttttaatctctatACTAATAACTTCTTATTTATGTCAATTTCTATATGTTAGTCTCTCTGTATAAGTTGTTTAGTTACTTTTGACATTTGCTTcttataatatagttttataatatttttttaaattttcttctcaaataaaaatttgacgttGAAACttgtattcaaaaaaaattagaaacgttataaaattatacattaaAATGTCTCAAAATACATACGAACAGTGAACAATCAGTTGGGATGGAGGGAGAGTATGTTCTGCTGCATGACAGTGCCAACTGAAAATCTTAATTTGGAGATCTATTAATATCGAATATTGTTTTTGCGATTAAGTAGAGGCAGCTAATTTAGACTAAAATCTCATATGAATTGATATTtttcctattttttatttttagttagtGACAATAATTTCATTTCAGTCccaattttgtttaattttatcaGCAATCTTTTAGATTCTTAGTAATTCCGTGCTGAATTCAAACCCCGATCGTACAAAGTCTTAAGTTGTACGTAAATTCAAACATTATAGTActttattttgagtcatctgtttttagataatttattttaagtcaACTTTCGATCGATATCTCACAACTATTATATGCGATGTAAGTTTacttattttgtaattttaaatacTCTAGAGTAGAAAAATTACCAAGTCAAATCGAATATTAGTTGATTAAGTTTTACGTTCAATATCAGCTGCAAcaatatatgataaaaatgtaCGAAAGTCTTCAAAAATTTTTGAGCAATTAAAAATAGTAGTTACACAAGCCGATACGAAACGTTGATAACGATAGTATACACCAACAGCAACGTAATGAACTATCGGATGTTGATTATCCATTTATCGGTTCCAAGTCCACgttaattttaattcatttcAGATTTTTCCTCGATCCCATGTATTTATTTACTTGGacaataatttgtttatattgtTTGACGTGTAGGAGAACTGCTccaagataaaaatataaacggGTGACCCAgcaattcataataaataatatgattaaacaATTACAACCTTAGTTTTGTAAGGAACAAACTTAATTACGTTTTCTCAACAAGAGGGTTATGGATGACCAAATGAGATGTTTGGCTCGTCAATTCCGGCAACATGTTAGGTGTTTTTGTTCACACTCAAACTCAAACATCATATATAAGTTttgttaaaatttgatgaaaattcTGAAATATGTATCACAAAATCTTAAGAGTCAGGATCCTCTGTCCCCTTATCTGTATCCCCTAATATGTCCTGTTTATTTTATTGGTCAGTTCTTAACACGTCATCTATAAATTTTCCTTTATCCTTTCGTCTCTATTCTTTCTTCGATAGTTTCATCAGAATTTAAAGTctgtttatttttttcaaatttatataacatatgtcttaattataaaatattcttttcatATAGTATataatcaactaaaaatatttttaatatgatatcatatagtatattctattttatattttctatattaaatagttaaataaaatttttaaaataaatttttaatatggttaaattaaaaagcaaaaaaaaaacttttataactaagattatattaaaatatagaaatattttttatttaatatttaatctactaaaattaaatttttgtataatGACTTTTTTCCTAAAAAgcaaatatattgatatattgatatatCAAGAAATTCACCAGTACATTTGAGAGAGCAATTATtactaaattttttgataaaaaaaatgtacataCTGAAGTTAACATATTAcgtaaaaaaaattagtgagaaaatataaaattgacttttataatataaaatattaaaaatatgttttcaaaaatttctttaactatttaatataaaaaatccaaaataaaatatatactatatgatatcatatgaaaaatatttttagttaattatgtACTatgaaaagaatatttaataattaaaacatatgttgtataaatttaaaaaaattaacagattTTAAACTCTCATGAAAAAAGAATAGAGACCAAAGAATATAGGAGAAATCATATGCCACGTGTTAAGAACTAACCAATAGAAGAAAGAGGACATAGTAGGAGATACAATTAAGGGGACAGAGATCCGGACTCAAATCTTAAATAAACTCCGAGAGTTGGGCCATCACATATATGTCATTAATCTATGCGGATTAGTGGGAGAAAGTCTTCCCCGCAAAATATACTGTTACTCTGAAATGTTCCATGAATCTCAATGATTATATACGTGGACCTTTATTCATATAGttaaagaatatataatacACAGGAAAAATGCATTATGTGTGCGTTTGGGAACGGAacttctgggcttaaaagcccagaaGCCCACTTCCTCACTTTTGTCATGCGTTTGGCAAGCGATCTGAGGcctttaaaaaaagtaaaagaaatTGATAAAAGAAGCTATGAATTGGAGCTTTTTTGGAGACTCAACTTAAACTTCTTTCGCCTGTCCTTTCCTTCTCTTCATCtactattgtttttgtttaatttttataaggattttttaatttaaaattttgtcttcaattttataataatataaatattactataatctaatattttcatcaactttttcaatttatttcgtaaatattaaataattatattacaaaattacgaaaatataccaacttataatttaagctatccaaacacttaaaaacttataagtcccaatatccaaacacttatgatagcttataagttcaaatcaacttctcacttttaattcacttctttacttaagtaataagtcacttttttaagttcagccaaacggcccctatatataCTCCTCATTTCATTAAGATTTCAGGATGTTCTAAAATAAACATTTCTTACGCCGGCTATtctctatattatttttgaaagtaAAGTGTTTACTTTCCTTTTTCATCCGATGATATTcatcttttaatttttagtgACGCCATTTCTCACCtgctaatttaaatatattaaaattttaattttaataatgagTAAACATCAAATTTGTGGACAAAAtttacaccgattttcaaaaTGTTGGCCAGActttcaaattctcagaaagATAACCAAATTTTGGctccattttttaaaaatatggctgccgttaaatgtcactaacaGAGTAACAGAGGGGTAAAAATGAGTTTCAAATTCCCAGCAAGGTGGCCAAACTTTGACTctgtttttaaaagtgtggctcctATTAGTAACATTTAAAATGAGTAAACTCTGAAATTTTGCTCTTCTAATAATAGAATATAAAAGTaagaatattgttggaggtcAAATACAAGACaacataaattattaaactacaatattttattttatttataagtgaTGCATGCATTAAGAAGTATTGAATTTGCTTTTGGGAGAGAGATTAAGCCCAAAATATGAACCAAATTTATAGTGAATAGATAATTTAAATAACCCTTTGAGCTGAAATAATGCACAACAAATCAAGATAAAGAGTAGGTACACTTGCAAgtgtttattatttattcacTAAATTAAGGACATGTTTTACACGTAAAACTTCATTTGTTTCTGCAATTATTTTCTTATGGAAATGTGCAGCAAGATGAAGGATAAACAAAACATAAGAAACTACTTGCGATTTATACATATCAACCATTGTTATTGGGCAGAAGCGTTAAGATAAAGAGAATGATGAGAAATATGAGAGTTAAGGCAGCAGAGGATGTGAATAAGTCGGAGAATCCAATATGGAGACAATACGTATCGAATACATTACAAATCTTTTGCCACCTTGCACCTTTATTCCCTCTCAGTCCTATGTAACTGACTTCACCAGCTGCTCCGGCGGCTGCTGCTACAATCCCTAGTAGTACCTGCAATACATTACTACCATGCATATATTATCAACTCATTCCAATATATTATCCAATTGTGTAGTTGCACTTATATACGAAAGTGGTTAAACAACGGGTATAATTACTGGTCACTTAATATGGTATCAGAGTCCTATGGACTAGGTTTTAGGTGAACTGGTCATGGGAATGGATTCAATGGTTTGAAATATTACCAAGTCCATCACACATATGCTAAACATCAACTTTGTTGATCGTGCAGCTTGCTTCCTTAGAGCCAAGAAAGATATGAGTGCTGTGATGATGCTGTACAGACAAGCCAGCGAAAGTGCGGATACTGCAAATCTGAGAATTGACATGCATTAGTCCCATTAAAATAGTTCAATACCAAATTTGCTTGATCATGATCTAATATTACTTACATCAAGGCCGGTGCGTCAGTGAATTTGGCTGAAAGCGATGATCCATAAGGGGGGTATGGCGTCCTGAAAAACACAGTTTGCTTACTAGTTGTTATCAGTATCAGAGGAGCTAAGGTTGTTACAAACAAATTAACTCTCAACACCAAATCAATACCCCCCGAATATTTGATAATAGTACGAACCCCAGGAACACTCTTCGCAGGCTCTAGCGCCCTTAC
Protein-coding regions in this window:
- the LOC108226361 gene encoding CASP-like protein 1 encodes the protein MASTDKPDVENVAAPAPEKGAAAPEVPPRSSLTVVEVVLRVLLFVTTLTAVVVMVTSKQTEWVPVPVPPFRRLNSARWTDSPALVYFVAALSVAGLYSIISTLFSISALSKPGNWKFLVSHFVLLDVLLLGIIASAAGAAGAVAYVGLKGNSHSGWVKICTIYDTYCAHVASSVGVAMVAAFVLVLLILLSVFALIKKSLK
- the LOC108221647 gene encoding CASP-like protein 1 — protein: MASINPEPTVRALEPAKSVPGVRTIIKYSGGIDLVLRVNLFVTTLAPLILITTSKQTVFFRTPYPPYGSSLSAKFTDAPALIFAVSALSLACLYSIITALISFLALRKQAARSTKLMFSICVMDLVLLGIVAAAAGAAGEVSYIGLRGNKGARWQKICNVFDTYCLHIGFSDLFTSSAALTLIFLIILFILTLLPNNNG